GGGCTCTCCTTCACCGTGGAGACTTTGCAGCAGCTGGGGCGAAGCCATGAGGGCGCGGAACTCTTCTTCCTGATGGGCAGCGATCTGGTCAGCGAGCTGCATCTCTGGAAGTCGTGGCAACGCTTGACCGAACTGGCCCGACTGGTGATTCTGACCCGCCCCGGTTTTCCTCTGGAGTGGTCGGCCACACCGGGGGGGGCCTTTTTGCAGGAGCATCTCGGCAAGGGCCGGGTTCTACTGCAGCCGGTGACGCTTCTGGACATCCGCTCCCGGCAGATTCGCGCCACACTTGCCAAGGGGGCCTCCATCCGCTTTCTGGTTCCGGAAGCGGTGGAACACTACATTCACACCCATCGACTCTATCGGGATGCCAATGACCAGTGACGAACTCGCCAAGGGCCTGCAACAGGCTCTGGAAGACAAAAAGGCCCTGAACATCCACGTCCTGGATCTGCGTGGCCGCTCCTCCTTCACCGACTATTTCATCCTGGCCACCGGGACTTCCGATA
The DNA window shown above is from Magnetococcales bacterium and carries:
- the nadD gene encoding nicotinate (nicotinamide) nucleotide adenylyltransferase gives rise to the protein MSLRLGILGGSFDPPHIGHLRLAIEVRENLSLDTLLLVPSGNHPLKSAATAAEHRLAMTTLAVQGVPGLAVSDREAVREGLSFTVETLQQLGRSHEGAELFFLMGSDLVSELHLWKSWQRLTELARLVILTRPGFPLEWSATPGGAFLQEHLGKGRVLLQPVTLLDIRSRQIRATLAKGASIRFLVPEAVEHYIHTHRLYRDANDQ